The region CAGCCCGGCGATCAGATCCAGCCAGTGGTAATTCTTGATGCGAGGATCAACACTGCCCGGTGGAATGCGGGTGGTGTCGGTAATCGTGATATCGAGACCGCGCTGCATCTGCGCGTCATTGGCCACAGAGCCATAGGGAACCGCAAAAGCCAGAAAGCGGTTGGTCGCATCGCGCGGGTCACGGCTGAAATTGCTGGCCGTACCGCGGGTGCAGATCATCTCCACATAGGCTTTCCGGTGGCCGGACAGGGCAACGCATCCATGCAGGATGGTGCGGATGTCATCGGGCGAAACCGGCAGGGTCATCCGCAACCTGTCGACGCTTCCCAGAAAGCGCTCCATATGGGCATCGAGGCGGAAAAAGGCCCCGTCCCACACATGCACCGTGTCATAGGTGGCATCGGAATGCAGGAAGCCATAATCCAGAACGGAGATCTTCGCCTCCGAGACCGGGATATACTGTCCGTCCTGCCAGGCCACCCCATGCGGATAGGGATGCGGGTCTCTGTAATGCGGGGCAAGGTCCGGAAACGCGTCAGTCATCTGCAGAGCACCTTTTATCGTTGGTCTATCTGCTCAGCATAGCCAGAAAACTTGACATATTTTGCCCGAAGATATGCTATAAAATGGCTGTTTTTGACCCTAGTTGAGCTTCAGGAGATATAATTTGCCCATGACGCTGGACAGGATAGATCGCAAGATACTCTCAATCCTGCAGCAGGATGCCCGGCTGTCAGCAGATGCTCTGGCGGAGCAGGCCGGTATTTCCCGGTCATCTGTTCAGCGACGGCTGAAACGGCTGAACGAGACCGGAGTCATTCAGCGCGATGTGGTGCAGCTCAACCCTGAAAAGGTCAACGCCCTGATGACCTTTGTTGTGGAGGTTGAGCTTGAGCGGGAGCGGGTCGACCTTCTGGATGAATTCAAGCGCTCCATGCTGGCGCTGGATTGTGTGCAGCAGTGCTACTACATCACCGGCCACGCGGATTTCATCCTCATCGTGCTGGCCCGGGATATGAAGGAATATGATCTTTTCTCCCGGCAGGTCTTTGTCGAGAACCCCAACATCCGCCGGTTTACCACCTCCGTGGTGGTGGACAGGGTCAAGGCAGGCCTTCATGTGCCAGTGGCCGAGGAAACCCTTCTGAAGGGGTGAGGGTTGAGATTGGAGTAATCCCCAGGCCCGCGAGAATATCATCGAAAACCGTTGTATTTGCCGCAGAGGGGGAAAGCATAGGTTTCGGACTAACCCGCTCTGGACCCCGCATCCCGTGCGGGATGGCGGTCTGTGGGAGGGGCAGCGGCCGGGAGGCATTCTACCTGCCCCGTGTCATCCCGGCCCCTGAGCCGGGATCCAGCAGGGAAGATGCCACACCCTCAGTGTCATACTGGATTTTATTCTGTCGCGTATTCTTATCTGGAAAGTCTGCAGCTTTTCAGGAACACGCCTGACCCTATATCCGGTCAGGAAGGCACCACAGCCCCGGAGCCTGGCACTCCGTAGGCTTCAGAGTTACCCGCTCAAAGCTCTCTCCTAAACAGCTGCCACCCGGGTCAGGAAGGTGCCGACTTCGTCGCGCAGGGTTGCGGTGCGGTCTGCGACGTCGGTGGAGGCTTTGCGGACGATTGTGGCGGCTTCGTTGGTGCGCTCGGCGGCGGCCCCGACGTCCTGGATGTTGTCGGAGACCTGCCGGGTGCCGCTATGGGCTTCTTCAGCGCGGTGATTGATGTCACGGGTGGTCTCGTTCTGCTGTTCAAGAACCCGGGTGATATCCTCGGCGCTGGCCTTGGCGGTATCCATAGTGGCGGTGATCGACTGCATGGCGTCAACAACCCGCGTCGTATAGGTCTGGATGTCGCCCACCCCTTCGCTGATGCGTTCGGTGGCGGTTGCGGTCTGCTGGGCCAGAGCCTTCACCTCGCCGGCCACGACAGCAAAGCCCTTGCCGGCTTCACCCGCGCGGGCTGATTCAATGGTGGCGTTCAGCGCCAGAAGGTTGGTCTGTTCGGCAATCGCCTTAATCAGGTCGACAATCTCGCTGATGGCGGTGGCCCGTTCAGAGAGGACGCGGATATCGTTATTGGTGCCTTCGGCTTCTGCGGTGGCGCGGGTCACGATCTCTGCCACTTCGGTGGCCTGTCCCTGCAGCGCGCTGATGGAGGTGGCAATGCCTTGCGCCGAGGCGGCAACGGTCTTCACATTGTCAGAAGAGGCGCCGGAGGCAGAGGAAACGGTGGTCACAAGCGAGCTGGTGCCCTGGGCTGCATCATGCAGCACGTTGGACGTCTCTTCCATCTCGCGCACGCTCATTTCGGTCGCCTCCAGAAGAGCGGTGGTTTTCTGGCGGAAGTCATCAACAATGGCGTCAATTTCCTTCTGCCGGGCCGCTCCGGCTTCAGAGCGGGCACGTTCTTCATCTTCCTGCATGCGCTCCACCACGCTATCGCGGAAGAAGCCCACGGCACGAGCAATCTGGCCGATCTCGTCTTTGGCTTTTGCCTGTGGCAGCTCGGCCATCAGGTTGCTGCGGTCATTGCCATCGGCCATGCCGCGAATGGTGCCGTCCAGTCTGGTGATCTTGCGCAGGATGGTTGAATAGACCAGAACAGAGAGACCGACAGCGACCAGGATAACCATCAGCAATCCGCCGATCAGCATCATGGCGCTCTGCTGCAGACCTGAAATATTCTCGGCCCGCTCAGCCCGAAGCATCCGGGCAAAGTTCTGCCAGAGACTGTCAATGACAACCACATATTTGCCGAATGTGGTCTCGATCTTCGAACGGTCGAGCTGTGACCCGTCGGTCGCCTTTTCAAGCTGGCGGCCATATTTGACAAGCCCGCCCTGCAACTGGCCGTTATAGCCGCCAAACTGTTTGGACAGATCCAGCACAGTCTGTTCCGGTGACAGGCCGATATCCTCATAGGTCTTGACCAGACGGCTGATCGTATCGGCAATGGCTTTATAGCCACCGGCATTGACGTAGAGCATCATCTTGGCCGGGCCGCCCAGTTCCTTCTTTTTCTCGAAGCTGCGGGCGGACTTCATCACCCGGGACAGGCGCACGGCAACGGATGGCAGTTGCTCAAGGGTCTGCTTGGTCAGGAACAGCTGGCCGCGATCGGTGATCTGGGACAGATGGGCAACCTCGCCGACACAGCGCATGAAACTGGTGACCTTGGTGCTGCTCACCTGATGCAGAGGTTTGGTGTCGACCACCTTGGTGACCTTCTGGCCGTTGACATCCACCTTTTTGCGCACTGCTCCGGCTTCATTGAAGCAACCGGCAAACCGCGGGTAGGCAGCGGCATCAACCACCGGAGTCTCTGCTGCGGGGCGACCCTGAACCTTGGCCATTAGAACCGGCCAGCTGGCCTCAATCAGCGCCTGGCCTTCCTGTCGGCTTTCTGCAGCTTTCAGGCCCGTCCAGACATCATTGAGAAGATATCCGCCAAGGCCAAGCAATGGCACTGTCAGCGACAGCACGAAAACCATCAGGTTCTGCTTGATTGAGAGTTTGTTCATGTGCCCCATCCAACCACTCACATATGTAGTGTGCCTAGTTTTTGGGCAATCGTATTAACAAGTAATTATTTTTACTTAAAATAATACCGCAAAAGGGCAATTATATTGGTATTTATTACTATAATATACATCGCAATGTTTGAATGTATTATAGGTAAGACAGAGTATAGCCAGCGCTATATATCTGTTTTCAGGTTGCTTAGGGTCAGAACGCACTGCAAATCGGAAATGTTCTGTCGCGGGATCCCGGCTTGGCGCTTCGCTTGACCTGGAGGACAGCGGATAGCTGAGGTGGTGCAGAAAGCTAAGCGTTCACCCAGTGTCAAAGCAGTGGACCGCGCAACGGGTATTTTCAAGAAAAGACAGAAAGTATTTCGTGAAACCCCTCGTTTTTCTTGAAAACCGATGCCTGTAAGGTCAGACTCCATAAGAACATGCTCCACAAAGCGGAGCCGGGAGAGACCTCATGACCACTGAAGCCCTGCCTATACGCCGGGAGATCCGATTTCTGCTGAACGGACGGGATGTCAGCCTTTCTGATGTGCCCGCGAGCCGGACAGTGCTGGATTTCCTGCGTCTGGACCAGCGCCTGACCGGCTCCAAGGAAGGCTGTGCGGAAGGGGATTGCGGGGCTTGTACCGTGCTGGTTGGCAGTCTGAAAAATGGCGCGCTCTGCTATGAAACGGTCAATGCCTGTATTCGCTTTCTTGCCAGTCTTGATGGCTGCCACGTGGTGACTATTGAGCATCTGCGGGGGTCCGATGGCAGTCTGCATCCGGTGCAGCAGGCCATGGTGGACGAGCATGGCAGTCAGTGCGGCTTCTGTACGCCGGGCTTTGTCATGTCGCTTTATGCCCTCTGGATGGAACAGCCCGAGCCGAGCCTTGAGGCGATTGAAACCGCGCTTCAGGGCAATCTCTGTCGCTGTACCGGTTATGAGCCGATCATCCGCGCTGCGCACGCCATCAGCCGCTACGGTACGCCTGCCTCTGATGCACTTGAGGCAGAGCGGGAGGCCGTGCGTGCCCGGCTGGAGGCGTTGAGAGACGGTGCGCGGGTCGTGACCGGACCGGAGGATAATCAGGCCATTCTCCCCGCTGATGTGGATGATTTCGCCGCCGCTTATCAGCAGCATCCGGAGGCAACGATTGTTGCCGGGGCAACAGATGTGGGTCTGTGGGTGACCAAGTTCCTCCGCCCGATCAGTCCGGCCATTTTCATTGGTCATCTGGACGGGCTGCGGCAGGTCTCGCTCATAGAGAATACGCTGACCCTTGGTGCGGGCCTGTCTTATACGGACAGTCAGGCGGCGCTCACCGAACATGTCCCGCATCTTGAAGCCTACTGGAAGCGGATTGCCGGCTGGCAGGTGCGCAATATGGGCACAATCGGCGGCAATATCGCCAATGGTTCGCCAATCGGGGATACCCCGCCGGTGCTGATCGCTCTCAGGGCTGAATTGAGCCTGCGCAAGGGAGACCATCGCCGCCGGATGCCGCTTGAAGACTTCTTCATTGATTATGGCAAACAGGATCGCCAGCCCGGCGAGTTTGTCGAGGCAGTCCATATTCCGCTGCCGTCTGACGGGCAGATTGATGCGGCCTACAAGATTTCCAAGCGGCGGGATGAGGATATCTCGTCTGTGGCCATGGGGCTGAGCGTGTCCGTTGAGAACGGCACCATTACCGACTGCCGGATTGCCTGCGGCGGCATGGCCGCAACACCGAAACGGGCGAATGAGGCAGAGCAGGCTCTTCTGGGGCAGCCCTGGAGCGAGGCCACGTTTGAGGCCGCAGCCGTGGCCATTGCCAGGGATTATACACCGCTTGATGACTGGCGGGCTTCATCTGACTACCGGATGATGGTGACGCAGAATCTGATCCGCCGGTTCTGGCTCGAGCATGGTGACGATGCCAAAGGCTCCGGCTCTATCCGGTTGAGCGCGTGAGGGAGGGTGATCCGATGACAGAGACCATGACCACACGCAGCAGCGGGATCAAGGGTGCCGTGCATACGGACCTGAAGCATGACAGTGCCATCAAGCATGTGACGGGGCGGGCTGATTATACCGATGATATTCCGGAACCCGTCGGCACATTGCACGCCTATCTGGGCGTCTCGGACGTGGCGCACGGGCATATCCGCGCGATGGATCTGAGCACGGTGGAACGCGCGCCCGGTGTTGTGGCTGTGCTGACGGCCGAGGATATTCCGGGGCATAATGATGTCTCACCCACGGGCCGCAACGATGAGCCGGTCTTCCCGACCGACAAAATCGAGTTTCACGGACAGCCGCTCTTTGCGGTGATTGCCGAAACACGGGATCTGGCCCGGCGGGCGGCGCAGCTGGCTCAGCTGGATGTGGAGACCCTGCCCCATGCCCTTGACCCCGTAGAAGCCCGTGAGGCTGACTATCCTTACGTGACCGACCCGCTGACGCTGAAGCGTGGTGATGCGGCCTCAGTGCTCGATCAGGCGCAGAACCGGATTGCCGGGCGCATGGTCATTGGCGGTCAGGACCACATGTATCTGGAAGGTCATATTGCCTTTGCACTGCCGGGCGAGGATGAGGACGTCTCGGTCTTCTGCTCCACCCAGCACCCGAGCGAGGCCCAGCATATGGTGGCCCATGTTCTGGGTGTGGCGTCCAACGCGGTCACCATCAATGTGCGCCGTATGGGTGGCGGGTTCGGCGGCAAGGAAAGCCAGATGAACCTGTTCTGTGCCGTGGCGGCTCTGGGGGCGAAAAAACTCAACAGGCCCGTGAAAATCCGACCCGATCGCGATCAGGATATGACCGCCACCGGCAAGCGCCATGATTTCGTTGTCGATTATGATGTGGGTTTTGATGATCAGGGCCGGATTGAGGCTGTGGCTGGAGATTTTGCTGCTCGCTGTGGCTATTCCTCCGATCTGTCCGGGCCTGTGACGGACCGGGCGCTGTTTCACGCGGATAACGCTTATTTCTATCCCCATGTGCGGCTCTCAAGCCATCCGATGAAGACCAACACGGTCTCCAACACGGCCTTTCGTGGCTTTGGCGGCCCGCAGGGTGTGATTGCAGCAGAGCGGATGATTGAGGAAATCGCCTATGCGCTTGGTAAGGACACGCTCGAAGTCCGCCGGGCCAATTTCTACGGCGAGGGCCGCGATGTCACCCCCTATCACCAGACGGTCGAGGATTGCGTTATCGGACGCATCATCGATGAGCTGGAAGAGAGCGCCGATTATCAGGCTCGCCGGGCCGAACTTCTTGCAGCCAACGGGGCAAACCGGATCATCAAGCGCGGTCTGGCGCTGACACCGGTCAAGTTCGGCATCTCGTTTACGGCCACCTGGTACAATCAGGCAGGCGCGCTGATCCATATCTACAATGACGGGTCCATTGCGCTCAATCACGGCGGCACCGAGATGGGCCAGGGGCTGAACACCAAGGTGGCCCAGGTGGTGGCTGATGCCTTTCAGGTGGATATTGACCGGATCAAGATCACCAAAACCACCACCGAGAAAGTCCCGAATACGTCGGCCACCGCTGCCTCGTCTGGCTCTGATCTGAACGGCATGGCGGCTCTTGATGCGGCTGAACAGATCAAGGCGCGGCTCGTGGCCTTTGCGGCTGAGCACTGGCAGGCAAAAGCAGAGGATATCCGCTTTCTGCCGAACCGGGTGGCAATTGGCGCTGAGGAAATCGCTTTCTCCGACTTTATCAGACAGGCCTATATGGCCCGGGTGCATCTGTCGGCGGCGGGTTTTTACAAGACGCCGAAAATCCACTGGGACCGGGCCAGCGGCCAGGGGCGTCCCTTTTATTACTACGCCTATGGTGCCGCCTGTTCCGAGGTGGAAGTGGATACGCTCACCGGTGAATACCGGGTGCTGCGCACGGATATCCTGCATGATGTGGGGCGCTCGCTGAACCCTGTTCTCGACAAGGGACAGGTGGAAGGAGCCTTTGTGCAGGGCATGGGCTGGCTGACCACGGAAGAACTGTGGTGGGACAGTCAGGGACGTCTCAGAACCCATGCGCCCTCCACCTACAAGATTCCGCTGGCGTCTGACCGGCCCCGGATTTTCAACGTCAATCTGGCGGACTGGTCGGAAAACCGCGAAATGACCATCAAGCGGTCAAAGGCCGTGGGTGAGCCGCCCTTCATGCTCGGGATTTCTGTCTTTGAAGCCCTGTCCATGGCCGTGGCCAGCGTTGTGGATTACGCGGAATGTCCGCGCCTTGATGCGCCTGCCACACCGGAACGGGTTCTGATGGCCATTGAGCGCCTGAAGGCAAAGGCAAAGGGAGGTAATGATGGCTAGCTTTGCAAGCACGCCCGCAGCCTTTCTTGAAACTCAGAAGACTGTGGTCGAGATTACCCTTTCCGAGGTGCGGGGCTCGTCTCCGCGCGGGGCGGGCACCTTTATGTTGGTCTCAGAAAAGGCGTTTTGGGGCACTGTCGGTGGTGGCCGTTTCGAGCAGATAGCCATAGACCACGCGCGTGCCATGCTGAAGAGCGGAGAGGAGCAGGACCGTCTGGATGTGCCCCTTGGCCCTGAAATCGGCCAGTGCTGCGGTGGTCATGTGACGGCCTCATTCAAAATCATCAACCCGTCTGACCGGGCACGGATCAAACGCCGGATGCGCTCTGAAGAAGCCGCGCGACCTCATGTGATTATTCTGGGGGCCGGTCATGTGGGCCGGGCGCTTGCGGACCTGCTGCAGCATCTGCCGGTGAAGGTTCAACTGGTGGACAGCAGGCCCGAGGAACTCGGTCGCTGCACGGCCCGTGTTGAGACCTGCCTCAGTGCCCTGCCCGAATGCGAGATTGCCGACGCACCGCCGAAAAGCGCCTTTGTGGTGCTGACCCATGATCACGGGCTGGATTTCCTTTTAACAAGTGCAGCCCTTGACCGGGGAGATGCGGCTTATGTGGGGCTGATCGGATCCGCCACCAAACGGACCCGGTTCGAGCGATACAGACTTGACCAGGACGGCGATGGGGACTGTTCCGGCCTGACCTGCCCGATTGGCGCAGGTGGTCTTGACGACAAGCGGCCAGAGGTGATTGCCGCCTTCGTTATCCCTGAGATTTTATCGGCTCTGGCGAAGGCCGGAGTGATGGAGAAAGGAGGCACGCATGGGAAGACCAGCTTGCCTGAGAACGTTTCAGACTGAGAAAGTTTCAGACTGTGAGACACCATAAAACCCGGCTCTGACCGGACCTGAAGACCAGAAAGAGATCAAAGAGAAACTGGCGCATCCGCTCCTCATACCGGAGCAGCGGCACAGAAGACTTGCGCCTGATTGACCCCGCGGGAGGCGGGAACCGGCCCCATCACAGAGGTGTTCGGGCCAGAGGAGGAGACGAAAATGACCCCTAACGGAACCGGGCAGAGTTACAGCTACAGCCTGTTCTCTCGCCATGATTTCAGTGCCTTCTGGGCGCTGTTCACGGATAACCTGATTAACCTGATTGTCCTGTCGGGCATCTGTCAGTTTGTCTTTCAGATGCCGGCGGAGATCGTCTATGGCCGCATTGTGCCGGGCGCGGCAGTCGCCATTCTCGCCGGTGTGATTGTCTACACGCTTCTGGCGAAACGCGTGGCAGAACGCGATGGCCATGATGTGGCCGCCATGCCTTACGGTATTTCGACCCCGGTGATGTTCGTCTATCTGTTCGGCGTCATCGGACCCATTTACTGGTCCACCAATGATCCGGTGCTGGCCTGGCAGGTGGGCATTGGTGCGGGCTTTATCGGCGGCATTGTTGCAGGCCTCGGGGCGATTATCGGCCCGTTCCTGAAGCGGATTACCCCGCGTGCGGGCATGCTCGGCACGCTCTGCGGCATCGCGCTTGTGTTTATCGGCACCGTGCCGCTGGCACAGGTCTTTGTTGACCCGCTTATCGGCTTTGCCTCGCTGATTATCATTCTCTGGGGTCTGGTTGGCCGCTTCCGCCTGCCGTTTAACATTCCCGCCGGTCTTCTGGCGTTGATTGTCGGCACTGTTGTGGCACTTGGTATCGGTAAATCCACCATCACCGTGGATGGTATGGGCTTCTATCCGCCCCTGCCCTACATTGGCGACCTGATTGCCGGTATTCAGCACCTGTTTGCCAACCCGGAACTGTTCCTGGTTCTGGTGCCGGTGCAGATCTACAATTTCATCGAGACCATGAACAATGTGGAAGCGGCTGAAACCGCAGGCGATCGCTATCCGGTGGCCACCTGTCAGGTGACGGACGGTGTCGGCACCATGATAGGCGCCGTGTTCGGCTCCCCCTTCCCCACCACCGCCTATATCGGTCACCCGGCCTATAAGCGCATGGGCGCCCATTCCGGCCATGTGATCGGCGTTGGGGTGGTCATTCCGCTGGCGGCCTTCTTCGGCCTGCTTGCATTCCTCAACAATCTGATCCCGGTGGCAGCCGCTGCACCCGTGCTGATCTTTGTGGCGCTCAGCCTCATCACCAACACGGCTCATTCGGTGAAGCCTGCCCACATGGCGGCGGTGACGATCGCGATGATGCCGCATGTGTCGTCCTTCCTGATGGTCAAGTGGGGCTCTCTGATGGGCGCGCTTGGGGCAAGCGGGGTCGAAGGTCTGCCACGCCTTGGCGATGAGGCCCTGACCGCAGCCCTTCTGCAGCAGGGTGCACATTTCACCGGCCATCAGGCGCTCAGTCAGGGGGCCATCCTCACCGGTCTGATCTGGGGAGCGATTGTGGCTGATGTGATTGACAAGCGCTTCCGCACCGCTGCAGGCTTTGCGCTTGCTGCCTTTGTCATGGCGCTGGTGGGTATTATCCATTCGCCAAGCCTGCAATGGCCGACCTTCAGCCATATCTCGATCGGATATCTGCTTGCTGCCGGCTTCCTGTTCCTTTACCCAATGCTGCACAAGGATGAGGACCTGGAAAACCATGCGGTGGTGACCGACGAGGTGCAACCCGAACGGGCCGGATAATCTGGCACAGTAATTTCTGAACTCATCCGGGGGCGGGCTGGTCCGCCTCCGGTCTTGCCTTGATAAAGAACCAAGATGATGACTGACACCCTGCTTCTGCGCGGCCGCGTTCTCTCCTTCAAGTCTGAGCCCCAGGGCCCGGACGATACCGATGCCTTCACCTATCTGGAGGATGGGGCGTTGCTGGTCTCAGACGGCCTGATCCGGGCGGTCGGGCCTTATGACAGTCTCGCACAAGAGGCCGGGGATGCCCGTCTTGTGGACCATCGGCCCAACCTGCTGATGGCCGGGTTTATCGATACCCATCTGCATTTCCCGCAGGTGCAGGTGATTGCCTCCTGGGGCGCGCAGCTGCTCGACTGGCTCAACACCTATACGTTTCCGGAAGAAACCCGCTTTGCCGATGAGGGCCACAGCGCCGAGATGGCCGGGCACTTCTATGACCAGATCATCGCCCATGGCACCACAACGGCCGTGGCCTATTGTTCTGTTCACAAGGCCTCGGCAGACGCCTATTTCTCAGAAGCCGCGCGCCGCAACATGCGGATGATCGGCGGCAAGGTGCTGATGGACCGCAACGCCCCCGATGGCCTGCGCGACACACCACAGAGCGGCTATGATGACACAAAGGCACTGATTGAGGCCTGGCATAACAAGGGGCGCGGACTCTATGCCATCACCCCGCGGTTTGCCATCACCTCAACCCCTGAACAGATGGAAATGGCAGGTGCCCTGGTGCGGGAGCATCCCGATTGCTACATGCAGACCCATCTGTCTGAGAACCATGATGAAATCGCCTTCACCAAAGAGCTGTACCCGGACGCGCCGGACTATCTGGGGGTCTATGAGCATTATGGGCTTCTGACGCCGAAGGCCCTGCTTGGCCATTGTATCCATCTGGAAGAGCGCGAGATTGATGTGCTGGCCGGAACCGGGGCAAAACCGGTCTTCTGCCCTACCTCGAATCTGTTTCTCGGCAGCGGGCTGTTTGATGATGCAGGCCTGCGGGCGCGCGGCATAACCAATGCCATTGCCACCGATATTGGCGGCGGCACCAGCTA is a window of Coralliovum pocilloporae DNA encoding:
- a CDS encoding aminotransferase class IV — its product is MTDAFPDLAPHYRDPHPYPHGVAWQDGQYIPVSEAKISVLDYGFLHSDATYDTVHVWDGAFFRLDAHMERFLGSVDRLRMTLPVSPDDIRTILHGCVALSGHRKAYVEMICTRGTASNFSRDPRDATNRFLAFAVPYGSVANDAQMQRGLDITITDTTRIPPGSVDPRIKNYHWLDLIAGLFHAYDRGGETALLLDANGNIAEGPGFNVFCVRNGTLLTPAEGVLPGITRRTVMDIGAEQGRTVQAMALSPDILRSAEEVFITSTAGGIMPVTRLDGNPVADGQVGPVTDSIRTTYWAWHKDARFIDPVAYRE
- a CDS encoding Lrp/AsnC family transcriptional regulator translates to MTLDRIDRKILSILQQDARLSADALAEQAGISRSSVQRRLKRLNETGVIQRDVVQLNPEKVNALMTFVVEVELERERVDLLDEFKRSMLALDCVQQCYYITGHADFILIVLARDMKEYDLFSRQVFVENPNIRRFTTSVVVDRVKAGLHVPVAEETLLKG
- a CDS encoding methyl-accepting chemotaxis protein, which gives rise to MNKLSIKQNLMVFVLSLTVPLLGLGGYLLNDVWTGLKAAESRQEGQALIEASWPVLMAKVQGRPAAETPVVDAAAYPRFAGCFNEAGAVRKKVDVNGQKVTKVVDTKPLHQVSSTKVTSFMRCVGEVAHLSQITDRGQLFLTKQTLEQLPSVAVRLSRVMKSARSFEKKKELGGPAKMMLYVNAGGYKAIADTISRLVKTYEDIGLSPEQTVLDLSKQFGGYNGQLQGGLVKYGRQLEKATDGSQLDRSKIETTFGKYVVVIDSLWQNFARMLRAERAENISGLQQSAMMLIGGLLMVILVAVGLSVLVYSTILRKITRLDGTIRGMADGNDRSNLMAELPQAKAKDEIGQIARAVGFFRDSVVERMQEDEERARSEAGAARQKEIDAIVDDFRQKTTALLEATEMSVREMEETSNVLHDAAQGTSSLVTTVSSASGASSDNVKTVAASAQGIATSISALQGQATEVAEIVTRATAEAEGTNNDIRVLSERATAISEIVDLIKAIAEQTNLLALNATIESARAGEAGKGFAVVAGEVKALAQQTATATERISEGVGDIQTYTTRVVDAMQSITATMDTAKASAEDITRVLEQQNETTRDINHRAEEAHSGTRQVSDNIQDVGAAAERTNEAATIVRKASTDVADRTATLRDEVGTFLTRVAAV
- the xdhA gene encoding xanthine dehydrogenase small subunit — encoded protein: MTTEALPIRREIRFLLNGRDVSLSDVPASRTVLDFLRLDQRLTGSKEGCAEGDCGACTVLVGSLKNGALCYETVNACIRFLASLDGCHVVTIEHLRGSDGSLHPVQQAMVDEHGSQCGFCTPGFVMSLYALWMEQPEPSLEAIETALQGNLCRCTGYEPIIRAAHAISRYGTPASDALEAEREAVRARLEALRDGARVVTGPEDNQAILPADVDDFAAAYQQHPEATIVAGATDVGLWVTKFLRPISPAIFIGHLDGLRQVSLIENTLTLGAGLSYTDSQAALTEHVPHLEAYWKRIAGWQVRNMGTIGGNIANGSPIGDTPPVLIALRAELSLRKGDHRRRMPLEDFFIDYGKQDRQPGEFVEAVHIPLPSDGQIDAAYKISKRRDEDISSVAMGLSVSVENGTITDCRIACGGMAATPKRANEAEQALLGQPWSEATFEAAAVAIARDYTPLDDWRASSDYRMMVTQNLIRRFWLEHGDDAKGSGSIRLSA
- the xdhB gene encoding xanthine dehydrogenase molybdopterin binding subunit, with amino-acid sequence MTETMTTRSSGIKGAVHTDLKHDSAIKHVTGRADYTDDIPEPVGTLHAYLGVSDVAHGHIRAMDLSTVERAPGVVAVLTAEDIPGHNDVSPTGRNDEPVFPTDKIEFHGQPLFAVIAETRDLARRAAQLAQLDVETLPHALDPVEAREADYPYVTDPLTLKRGDAASVLDQAQNRIAGRMVIGGQDHMYLEGHIAFALPGEDEDVSVFCSTQHPSEAQHMVAHVLGVASNAVTINVRRMGGGFGGKESQMNLFCAVAALGAKKLNRPVKIRPDRDQDMTATGKRHDFVVDYDVGFDDQGRIEAVAGDFAARCGYSSDLSGPVTDRALFHADNAYFYPHVRLSSHPMKTNTVSNTAFRGFGGPQGVIAAERMIEEIAYALGKDTLEVRRANFYGEGRDVTPYHQTVEDCVIGRIIDELEESADYQARRAELLAANGANRIIKRGLALTPVKFGISFTATWYNQAGALIHIYNDGSIALNHGGTEMGQGLNTKVAQVVADAFQVDIDRIKITKTTTEKVPNTSATAASSGSDLNGMAALDAAEQIKARLVAFAAEHWQAKAEDIRFLPNRVAIGAEEIAFSDFIRQAYMARVHLSAAGFYKTPKIHWDRASGQGRPFYYYAYGAACSEVEVDTLTGEYRVLRTDILHDVGRSLNPVLDKGQVEGAFVQGMGWLTTEELWWDSQGRLRTHAPSTYKIPLASDRPRIFNVNLADWSENREMTIKRSKAVGEPPFMLGISVFEALSMAVASVVDYAECPRLDAPATPERVLMAIERLKAKAKGGNDG
- the xdhC gene encoding xanthine dehydrogenase accessory protein XdhC, which gives rise to MASFASTPAAFLETQKTVVEITLSEVRGSSPRGAGTFMLVSEKAFWGTVGGGRFEQIAIDHARAMLKSGEEQDRLDVPLGPEIGQCCGGHVTASFKIINPSDRARIKRRMRSEEAARPHVIILGAGHVGRALADLLQHLPVKVQLVDSRPEELGRCTARVETCLSALPECEIADAPPKSAFVVLTHDHGLDFLLTSAALDRGDAAYVGLIGSATKRTRFERYRLDQDGDGDCSGLTCPIGAGGLDDKRPEVIAAFVIPEILSALAKAGVMEKGGTHGKTSLPENVSD
- a CDS encoding xanthine/uracil/vitamin C permease encodes the protein MTPNGTGQSYSYSLFSRHDFSAFWALFTDNLINLIVLSGICQFVFQMPAEIVYGRIVPGAAVAILAGVIVYTLLAKRVAERDGHDVAAMPYGISTPVMFVYLFGVIGPIYWSTNDPVLAWQVGIGAGFIGGIVAGLGAIIGPFLKRITPRAGMLGTLCGIALVFIGTVPLAQVFVDPLIGFASLIIILWGLVGRFRLPFNIPAGLLALIVGTVVALGIGKSTITVDGMGFYPPLPYIGDLIAGIQHLFANPELFLVLVPVQIYNFIETMNNVEAAETAGDRYPVATCQVTDGVGTMIGAVFGSPFPTTAYIGHPAYKRMGAHSGHVIGVGVVIPLAAFFGLLAFLNNLIPVAAAAPVLIFVALSLITNTAHSVKPAHMAAVTIAMMPHVSSFLMVKWGSLMGALGASGVEGLPRLGDEALTAALLQQGAHFTGHQALSQGAILTGLIWGAIVADVIDKRFRTAAGFALAAFVMALVGIIHSPSLQWPTFSHISIGYLLAAGFLFLYPMLHKDEDLENHAVVTDEVQPERAG
- the guaD gene encoding guanine deaminase → MMTDTLLLRGRVLSFKSEPQGPDDTDAFTYLEDGALLVSDGLIRAVGPYDSLAQEAGDARLVDHRPNLLMAGFIDTHLHFPQVQVIASWGAQLLDWLNTYTFPEETRFADEGHSAEMAGHFYDQIIAHGTTTAVAYCSVHKASADAYFSEAARRNMRMIGGKVLMDRNAPDGLRDTPQSGYDDTKALIEAWHNKGRGLYAITPRFAITSTPEQMEMAGALVREHPDCYMQTHLSENHDEIAFTKELYPDAPDYLGVYEHYGLLTPKALLGHCIHLEEREIDVLAGTGAKPVFCPTSNLFLGSGLFDDAGLRARGITNAIATDIGGGTSYSMLQTLNEGYKILQLQNQSLHPLRAFYWITRGNAEALGLSGQIGTLEAGAEADIVVLNASATPPMALRSERTRTLSEELFILQIMGDDRAVDEVYVAGVAQKGVGG